The Microbulbifer sp. YPW1 genome contains a region encoding:
- a CDS encoding S1C family serine protease, whose protein sequence is MSLQRFLQDWAIPALIGLAMAAALLLLFPHLRGQTEKVPTVGSFQGPVSYASAVNLAGPAVVNIFTRKVVSQRRHPLYNHPLYRRLLDNMNLPQQERMQSNLGSGVIVNAHGYILTNYHVVSGAEEIAVVLADGREAQAKLVGSDADFDLAVLRVELDSLTAIEVGDPDKAQVGDVVLAIGNPFGVGQTVTQGIISATGRDLASTGNGSYLQNFLQTDAAVNPGNSGGALVDAYGKLLGINTSILNQSGSTGGISFAIPANIALKIMQDIIEFGRVVPGWLGIEAQTLSPQLARSFNLASTNGVIITATYNQGPASLAGLKPGDVITHINGDPINDGKHGVAAMATLRPGEVVTITYIRDREVRTTQATVSEKPQPQARD, encoded by the coding sequence GTGTCATTACAACGTTTCTTGCAAGACTGGGCCATACCAGCCCTTATCGGTCTCGCGATGGCCGCAGCGCTACTGCTGCTGTTCCCCCACCTGCGGGGCCAGACCGAGAAAGTACCCACAGTGGGGAGCTTCCAGGGTCCGGTATCCTATGCCAGCGCGGTCAACCTGGCCGGCCCGGCGGTGGTCAACATTTTCACCCGCAAGGTAGTGTCCCAACGCAGACACCCACTCTATAACCACCCCCTGTACCGACGCCTGCTGGATAACATGAATCTGCCGCAACAGGAGCGAATGCAGTCCAATCTGGGCTCCGGGGTGATCGTCAATGCGCACGGCTACATTCTAACCAACTACCACGTTGTCTCCGGGGCCGAAGAAATTGCAGTGGTGCTTGCGGATGGGCGCGAGGCACAGGCAAAACTGGTGGGTTCGGATGCGGATTTCGATCTGGCAGTGCTCAGGGTCGAACTGGACAGCCTTACCGCCATTGAAGTGGGCGACCCGGATAAAGCCCAGGTGGGAGATGTGGTGCTCGCTATTGGCAACCCCTTCGGTGTGGGCCAGACGGTCACACAGGGGATCATCAGTGCGACCGGGCGCGACCTCGCGAGTACCGGTAACGGCAGCTACCTGCAGAATTTCCTGCAGACCGACGCTGCGGTTAACCCGGGCAACTCCGGCGGCGCACTGGTAGACGCCTACGGAAAGTTGCTGGGTATCAACACCTCGATCCTCAATCAAAGTGGCTCCACAGGCGGTATCAGCTTCGCGATTCCAGCCAATATCGCGCTCAAGATCATGCAGGACATCATTGAATTCGGTCGCGTGGTTCCCGGCTGGCTCGGCATCGAGGCCCAGACTCTCTCGCCACAACTGGCGCGATCATTCAATCTGGCCTCTACCAACGGCGTCATCATCACTGCCACTTACAATCAGGGACCAGCCTCCCTGGCGGGCCTCAAACCGGGCGATGTGATCACTCATATCAATGGCGATCCGATCAATGACGGCAAGCACGGTGTCGCCGCCATGGCCACCCTGAGGCCCGGGGAAGTGGTCACCATCACCTATATCCGCGACCGCGAGGTGCGCACCACCCAGGCCACGGTTTCGGAAAAGCCGCAGCCCCAAGCCAGGGACTAA